The genomic DNA AACACCATCCAAGATAGCCTCTGTTTGAGACTGCAGGAACGCCTGGAAGTAAGAGTTGCCAGCTCCATCCTTCTCCTTCTCCAAATCTTATCTTTACCATAATACTCAGACAGATAATTTTGTGGTATAATTATATTTCACACAATTGACGATATAAATAAAAGGAGCAGTATATGCTGAATGCACACGATGAACGCAAACAGCAAGAGAATTCTGTTTGGATTGCTTTCTGTAATTGTACTTCTAGTTTCTGTCTATGGTCTGATATTGCTTATTTTAGCTAATCCACTCGGATGGGCATTTATGCTTCCTGGTATAGTTGCCTCACTCTTCCTTATGAGAGAGGAAAGAAAGCTTAATGAAGAAGCTATCATGTCCAATTAGATGAGATAATGAGCCTAATTCTGGCAACAACTATAGCCGAATTTAACAAATATGTAAGGCATGTGAAAAATTAAGGGCTTCCTTCAATGAGCCATATTATATTTCCATCCAGATCACTTATCTGTGCATAAGTCCCCCAGCTTTCCTTAGTGACATCCTTTACAAATCTGACATTCTCCTTCTTTAGTTGGCCTGCAAGCCTGGTCAAATCATCAGTATAAAGAGCTATACCAGTATTTCCAGGTTCTGGGTTTCCTTCACACAGATGTATCTTCCAGTTAGAACCGTTATTCCACACAGTTACCCAGTGTTCTGCTACTGATGATTCCATGTGTAGCTTCTCCTTATACCATTGGACAGACTTTCTAGCATCTTTAACCATAACAGCTACTGAGAATTCCTTGCTAAACATATAGCCATTTTAAAAGTACATGATTAAAAATCTTTTGTGTCCACTAGAGTTTGTAATTAAATACATTGAGCGATGGCAGAACCTGTCTCTATTATGCTGTTAATCGAATCCTTATCCGTCTTTATTGGTAAGATAAGTGGAAGATCTATCCCTGCGTTGTAAAACTTTTCTAGCTTATCTATCACCTCTTCTTTTTTCCCTACGACAGCAAAGGCATCAAGCATATCATCACTTACCAACTCTGAAGCTTCTTGAATCCTTCCGCTGAAATACCTTTCAGCTATTCCCTTCTTGCATTCTAATTCGAAACCGCTGGCCAAGAGCGTATCATCCTCCATAACAGACATCATGTATACCATAAACGGATCCTTTCTTGCTTCTTCATACCCACGATCAGCATCCTTTGAAACATGGGTTAAAATGTTTGCAGCTACACTGATTCTGTCCTTCCTACCATAATACTTTGCAGAATCTTCAACCTTCTGTATTAGAATTTTAAGCGACTGTACTGACTCAGCAGGTGCAGCTATGTATCCGTCTGCTATCCTTCCCGTAATCTTTAGCATCCCAGGCTTCCTCCCTCCAATAAATACGGGAATCTCCGTAAATGAGCTAGTGAACATCAGCTTTGACCCATTCAATATAGCGTTGCCATGGAGAAGCTGACGTATCTCCTGAACTCTCTTCATAAGGTCCAGAGGAGGGCTATGTATATGTATTCCCATTTGGCTTAGCCTGAAAGGATAACCTGTTCCTAGACCAAGAATCAACCTACGAGGCGCAAATTCATTGAGTGTAGCTAATGTCATTGCTATAACAGTAGTATTCCTGGTATAGGGGTTTATGCAGCCTGTAGCAAGCCTAATCCTTTTTGTGTGAGCAGCGGCTACGGCTAATTGAGTTATAGCATCTCTCATAAAATACGTCTCATGAATCCAGACGGAATCAAACCCAGCTGCTTCTGCCTTCTCTGTAAAAACAGCAAGCTCAGCTAAAGGTATATTTCCAGCAACCGCAAGGCCTATCTTTTTAGGCATAGCACAGGCTGGTTATAAATAGCTATTAACACTTATCATACACGTATGGGAAAGAGTACGAAGATGAGAATATCCCATACTATATGCGAAGTGATTGATGTACTGAGGTCATTTGTTGCTTTAAACAGATAGGCCCATACCAAAGCTGATACAAATGCAGCTATTACAAGGATAGGATTCAGAGAGGATATATGAGTAGTAGAATCACCAAGGACTGCCACTATATACCCGACCCAACCTCCGT from Conexivisphaerales archaeon includes the following:
- a CDS encoding CPBP family intramembrane glutamic endopeptidase, whose product is MPFGTSGINSIYYLAMYQNKIVLTLLLIFPISIGEESLWRGFIQYKLARRYGGWVGYIVAVLGDSTTHISSLNPILVIAAFVSALVWAYLFKATNDLSTSITSHIVWDILIFVLFPIRV
- a CDS encoding LLM class flavin-dependent oxidoreductase, which gives rise to MPKKIGLAVAGNIPLAELAVFTEKAEAAGFDSVWIHETYFMRDAITQLAVAAAHTKRIRLATGCINPYTRNTTVIAMTLATLNEFAPRRLILGLGTGYPFRLSQMGIHIHSPPLDLMKRVQEIRQLLHGNAILNGSKLMFTSSFTEIPVFIGGRKPGMLKITGRIADGYIAAPAESVQSLKILIQKVEDSAKYYGRKDRISVAANILTHVSKDADRGYEEARKDPFMVYMMSVMEDDTLLASGFELECKKGIAERYFSGRIQEASELVSDDMLDAFAVVGKKEEVIDKLEKFYNAGIDLPLILPIKTDKDSINSIIETGSAIAQCI